One Microcaecilia unicolor chromosome 4, aMicUni1.1, whole genome shotgun sequence genomic region harbors:
- the TLR8 gene encoding LOW QUALITY PROTEIN: toll-like receptor 8 (The sequence of the model RefSeq protein was modified relative to this genomic sequence to represent the inferred CDS: inserted 1 base in 1 codon) produces MILSSHWCICLLLLTYGTSEFLAVTQSSKNLPCDKKQDGSSIIFDCSARKLNTVPPPIKYQADSTELNLSENNISTISATSFLEWINLTKIILNWKYCIRAGECTAETSISDTAFSSLTNLSHLLVDGNFLSKIPVGIPSNLTLMSLQYNKIVSIRKANFSNLTQLKELYLSHNCYFSNPCGNPYYIENDAFSDLQHLEVLALSFNNLTQVPSNLPSTLKVLYLSNNRITNISKDAFENLTNLKVLRLSGNCPRCFNAPYPCEPCSGNAAIQIDAQAFWNLKKLRELHLASTSLNRIEPAWFENTGKLKVLNLAHNNLRMEISSGDFLFKLPSLEILDLSFNYERQVYSQYLNLSSNFSKLTSLRQLYIRGYVFKDLDSEHLQPLKNLSKLHVLNFGVNFIKQIDLTVFQHFSNLTTICLSENRISPYTAGNSPLTGKSFKNHAVVQRRSIGNYIGPRLAVMPSDDQYNVSGPLTKPQCSSYGKTLDLSLNSIFFIDPQQFAGFQDVACLNLSANSIAQPLNGTEFVNLPNLLYLDLSYNKLDLASNFAFKELPQLEVLDLSYNLHYFAVRDITHRLAFIENLPNLKXLNLSNNEISTLTEVHLSSSSLKELVFKHNRLDIMWGKGDHRYLQIFTDFHNLELLDISFNRLTDNVHMEELPPNLSHLYLNDNKLVSFPWEELQRFKSLKLLDLSSNSLSNITIKIANYTQSLEKLLLKKNRISVLADKFLEGVISLSYLDLSYNQLQVINESIFSFENEKNLTLLLKGNPFECTCETDTFIDWILKTNATIPHLASDVMCESPRPQKGITVISLDLSTCALDTAAMVLFFVSSFAIIGVTLIALMKQLFYWDAWYAYHFCMAKLRGYRSLATSKSLYDAFVAYDMRDVAVTDWIMNELRVHLEEKGEKQVLLCLGERDWEPGKAIIDNLTESIHQSRKTIFVLTESYAKSGNFKTSFYLALQRLMDENMDVIVLILLQPVLQHSQYLRLRSRLCKSSILEWPTNPHAKGYFWQSLKNVVLTENCRRYNHLYRDSITCQ; encoded by the exons ATGATCCTATCATCCCATTGGTGTATATGTTTGCTTCTTCTGACCTATGGCACATCTGAGTTCCTTGCTGTGACCCAAAGCAGCAAGAACTTGCCATGTGATAAGAAACAAGATGGCTCCTCTATTATATTTGACTGTAGTGCTCGCAAATTGAACACAGTACCTCCGCCAATCAAATATCAAGCAGATTCTACAGAATTAAACCTTTCAGAAAATAATATTAGCACCATCTCTGCCACCTCTTTTCTGGAGTGGATTAATCTTACAAAAATAATTCTAAACTGGAAATATTGCATAAGAGCAGGCGAATGTACAGCAGAGACAAGCATTTCAGATACAGCTTTCTCCAGTCTAACAAATCTTAGTCATTTGCTTGTGGATGGtaactttctctccaaaatacCAGTTGGAATACCATCAAACTTAACCTTGATGAGTTTACAGTACAACAAGATTGTCTCCATCAGAAAAGCAAATTTCTCAAATCTCACACAACTAAAAGAACTCTATTTGAGTCACAATTGTTACTTTAGTAACCCGTGTGGAAACCCTTACTATATAGAAAATGATGCTTTCTCAGATTTACAACATTTGGAAGTATTGGCACTCTCATTTAACAACTTAACCCAAGTCCCTTCTAATCTGCCTTCAACCCTGAAAGTACTTTATCTCAGCAATAATAGGATAACAAACATCAGTAAAGATGCCTTTGAGAATCTGACTAATTTAAAAGTTCTTCGCTTGAGTGGGAATTGTCCAAGGTGCTTTAATGCACCTTATCCATGTGAGCCTTGCAGTGGAAATGCAGCTATTCAGATTGATGCTCAGGCTTTCTGGAATCTGAAAAAATTAAGGGAACTACATCTCGCCAGCACGTCACTTAACAGAATAGAGCCTGCTTGGTTTGAAAATACAGGAAAGTTGAAGGTACTGAATCTTGCACATAATAACCTGAGAATGGAAATTAGCTCTGGAGATTTTCTGTTCAAGCTACCCTCCTTAGAAATTCTTGACTTATCTTTCAATTATGAGAGGCAAGTCTATTCACAATATCTTAATCTTTCTAGCAACTTCTCCAAACTGACCTCCCTACGACAGCTATATATAAGAGGCTATGTGTTCAAAGACCTTGATAGTGAGCACCTGCAACCACTCAAAAATCTTTCCAAGCTACATGTCCTAAACTTTGGGGTCAACTTCATCAAACAAATTGATTTAACTGTATTTCAACATTTCTCAAATCTAACTACTATTTGTTTATCTGAGAACAGAATATCTCCTTACACAGCAGGCAACAGCCCATTAACTGGTAAATCATTCAAAAATCATGCTGTAGTTCAACGCCGTTCAATAGGTAATTATATTGGTCCACGTTTGGCAGTAATGCCTAGTGATGACCAGTACAATGTTTCTGGTCCGTTAACTAAGCCCCAGTGCAGTTCATATGGCAAAACATTAGATCTCAGTTTAAACAGTATTTTCTTTATTGACCCTCAACAATTTGCAGGCTTTCAAGATGTAGCATGTTTGAATTTGTCTGCTAATAGTATTGCGCAACCATTAAATGGCACAGAATTTGTGAACCTACCAAACCTGTTATATTTGGATCTTTCATACAATAAGCTAGATTTGGCTTCAAATTTTGCATTTAAAGAGCTTCCACAACTTGAAGTACTTGACCTCAGTTACAACTTGCACTATTTTGCAGTCAGAGACATTACTCATCGCCTGGCATTTATTGAAAACCTTCCAAATCTCA TTCTAAATCTCAGCAACAATGAGATTTCTACCCTAACAGAGGTACATCTTAGTAGCAGTTCCCTAAAGGAATTAGTCTTTAAACACAACCGTCTGGATATCATGTGGGGAAAAGGTGATCATAGATATTTACAGATTTTTACGGACTTTCATAACCTGGAACTTCTTGACATATCATTCAACAGGCTTACAGATAATGTACACATGGAAGAACTTCCCCCAAACCTTAGTCACTTATACTTGAATGACAACAAACTGGTTTCTTTCCCTTGGGAAGAGCTCCAGCGGTTTAAGAGCCTGAAGCTGCTTGATCTGAGCTCAAACAGTCTATCAAATATAACTATTAAGATTGCCAATTACACACAGTCCTTGGAAAAACTTCTGCTAAAGAAGAACAGGATTTCAGTGCTTGCAGACAAGTTTCTTGAGGGAGTCATTAGCCTTTCTTATCTTGACCTAAGTTACAATCAGCTGCAGGTCATAAATGAATCGATATTTTCATTTGAGAATGAAAAGAACTTAACGTTGTTGTTGAAAGGAAATCCATTTGAATGCACATGTGAAACTGACACATTCATAGACTGGATATTAAAAACCAATGCTACCATACCACATCTGGCATCAGATGTCATGTGTGAATCTCCCAGACCACAAAAAGGAATAACTGTCATATCCTTAGACCTGAGCACCTGTGCATTGGATACTGCAGCTATGGTGTTGTTTTTTGTATCATCCTTTGCTATCATTGGTGTTACCTTAATAGCACTTATGAAGCAGTTATTTTATTGGGATGCTTGGTATGCTTACCATTTTTGCATGGCAAAACTAAGAGGTTATAGGTCACTGGCTACTTCCAAAAGTCTCTATGATGCTTTTGTAGCCTATGATATGAGAGATGTGGCTGTCACTGACTGGATCATGAACGAATTGAGAGTTCATCTGGAGGAAAAAGGAGAAAAGCaagttctcctgtgtttgggAGAAAGAGACTGGGAGCCAGGAAAAGCTATCATAGACAACCTTACAGAAAGCATCCATCAAAGCAGGAAGACAATATTTGTCCTTACGGAAAGCTACGCCAAAAGTGGGAACTTCAAAACCTCCTTCTATCTGGCGCTGCAAAGGTTAATGGACGAGAACATGGATGTAATTGTTCTCATTCTCTTACAGCCGGTTTTACAGCACTCCCAGTACCTGCGGCTGAGGAGCAGGCTATGTAAGAGTTCCATACTAGAGTGGCCCACGAATCCACATGCCAAAGGCTATTTCTGGCAAAGTCTAAAAAACGTTGTGCTAACAGAGAACTGTAGGAGGTATAATCATTTGTACAGAGATTCTATCACATGTCAGTGa